The Acetivibrio cellulolyticus CD2 genome has a segment encoding these proteins:
- a CDS encoding ferritin family protein encodes YSKRIEDQKVKEVFKQFAEDEGMHASRLRELLLDYRDQKH; translated from the coding sequence TATTCAAAAAGAATTGAAGATCAGAAGGTAAAAGAAGTTTTTAAACAGTTTGCAGAAGATGAAGGGATGCATGCAAGTAGGTTGAGGGAATTGTTATTGGACTATAGGGACCAAAAACACTAG